Proteins from one uncultured Cohaesibacter sp. genomic window:
- a CDS encoding efflux RND transporter permease subunit — protein sequence MGSFFIDRPVFAWVLAIVTMLAGAWSITSLPVAQYPDIAPTTIRVSASYKGATAEAVENSVTKVIEDSLTDVDGVLYTISSSSAGRASLELVFDGAVDPVTAQNDVQTKIGQIESQLPDAVQDAGINLRRSNDSILLVGALVSTDGNHSTLELGNLLEEVVEGPIQRTDGVGGINSFGSGYAMRIWLDPMSLNRYQLTPSDVVSAVQAQNTTVSVGSLGTQPTPEGQQFTATLTAQSQLTTVDQFKQILLKTNDNGGSVYLGDVAKVEIGQEDYGSNSIFKGLNAAGFGINLATGANAVDTSAAVRATMDKLKGSLPDGVEVRYAYDTSPFVELSINKVYHTLGEAVVLVVLVLLVFLQSFRATFVPLIAVPVVLLGTLAVLAATGFTINTLTMFAMVLAIGLLVDDAIVVVENVDRLMHDEDVGPLEATRRSMGQITSALIGIVVVLSAVFLPMAFFGGSTGVIYRQFSVTMIAAMVLSLFVAITLSPALCARFLRKKKAGKEIAPARWFNTGFDRLSRSYGAAVRFILKAPFTMLLVLALVTGGAWLVYERMNSSFLPTEDQGMLMSQIKLPEGSTYKQTKEVVSEVEAYLLNEEGDAIDATFAALGFSFGGSGSNQAMMFIKLKDFDLREDTSLDAASVALRINQHFAANRQAEIFVMQPPAIMGLGNSGGFSMYLVSRNGGSHADLSDAADQLVSLAKADSRVQNIRSSENEDESALRILIDQPKAESFGVSLSSINAMLSVIFSGTDVNDFDLNGNLRPVIVQGAAEYRMQPEDIGKWYVSNSSGDMVPFSAFVTTKWEPVAPSLARYDGSSAIKIDGSAGPNTSSGQAMEAMEALAEQLPTGYGVEWTGLSYQERQSGEQAPMLYALSFLIVFLALAALYESWSIPISVMLVVPIGIFGALLAAWLFGQSNDVYFKVGILTTIGLAARNAILIVEFAETLYKQGYVLVDAAVEASLQRLRPIMMTALTFILGVLPLAVATGAGANAQNAIGIGVIGGMVASTFIGVLMVPVLYVIVRRLFGERHGEETTAEA from the coding sequence ATGGGATCTTTCTTTATTGATCGCCCGGTTTTTGCCTGGGTGCTTGCCATTGTCACGATGCTTGCCGGGGCATGGTCCATCACCAGTCTGCCGGTTGCCCAGTATCCAGACATTGCACCGACAACCATTCGTGTATCGGCCAGCTACAAGGGCGCCACCGCCGAGGCCGTCGAAAACTCCGTGACCAAGGTCATTGAAGACAGCCTCACCGATGTGGACGGCGTGCTCTACACCATTTCAAGCTCAAGTGCGGGGCGTGCGTCTCTTGAACTGGTTTTTGATGGCGCTGTTGATCCGGTGACGGCGCAGAATGATGTGCAGACCAAGATTGGTCAGATCGAAAGCCAGTTGCCAGACGCCGTGCAGGACGCCGGCATCAATCTCAGGCGGTCCAATGACTCCATTCTTTTGGTTGGCGCTCTCGTCTCTACAGACGGGAATCATTCTACTCTTGAGTTGGGCAACTTGCTTGAGGAGGTGGTGGAAGGCCCGATACAGCGTACAGACGGGGTCGGCGGCATCAACTCCTTCGGGTCTGGTTATGCCATGCGCATCTGGCTCGACCCGATGTCTCTGAACCGCTATCAGTTGACGCCAAGCGATGTGGTCAGTGCCGTTCAGGCACAAAATACCACTGTTTCCGTCGGTTCTCTGGGCACGCAGCCAACGCCGGAAGGTCAGCAATTCACCGCAACCTTGACAGCGCAAAGCCAGTTGACCACTGTCGACCAGTTCAAGCAGATCTTGCTGAAAACCAATGACAATGGTGGCTCTGTCTATCTGGGCGATGTTGCAAAGGTGGAAATCGGGCAGGAAGATTACGGCTCCAATTCCATTTTCAAGGGACTGAATGCTGCCGGTTTTGGCATCAATCTGGCCACAGGCGCCAATGCGGTGGATACGTCAGCGGCTGTCCGTGCTACCATGGACAAGCTGAAAGGCTCGCTGCCTGATGGCGTCGAAGTGCGCTATGCTTATGACACTTCCCCCTTTGTGGAGCTGTCGATCAACAAAGTCTATCACACGCTGGGCGAAGCGGTTGTGCTGGTGGTGCTTGTCCTGTTGGTTTTCCTGCAGTCTTTCCGCGCCACGTTTGTTCCGTTGATCGCGGTGCCGGTCGTGTTACTTGGAACACTGGCTGTTCTGGCCGCCACGGGCTTCACCATCAATACACTCACGATGTTCGCGATGGTGCTGGCCATCGGCCTGCTGGTGGATGATGCCATTGTGGTTGTCGAGAATGTGGATCGGCTCATGCATGACGAAGATGTCGGACCGCTGGAAGCGACGCGCCGAAGTATGGGGCAGATTACCAGCGCCCTGATCGGCATCGTGGTGGTGCTCTCGGCGGTGTTTCTGCCCATGGCCTTCTTCGGAGGATCGACAGGGGTTATCTATCGCCAATTCTCGGTGACGATGATTGCCGCCATGGTGCTGTCTCTCTTCGTGGCTATCACGCTATCTCCGGCTCTTTGCGCGCGCTTCTTGCGCAAGAAGAAAGCTGGCAAGGAAATTGCTCCCGCGCGCTGGTTCAACACAGGGTTTGATAGGCTCTCCCGCTCTTATGGTGCCGCAGTGCGCTTCATTCTGAAGGCGCCCTTCACCATGCTGCTGGTTCTGGCGCTGGTAACAGGCGGGGCATGGCTGGTTTATGAGAGAATGAACTCCTCCTTCCTGCCGACGGAAGATCAGGGCATGTTGATGAGCCAGATCAAGCTACCGGAGGGCTCCACCTATAAGCAGACCAAAGAGGTCGTCTCAGAGGTGGAAGCCTATCTTCTGAATGAAGAGGGCGATGCAATCGATGCGACCTTCGCGGCTCTGGGCTTCAGTTTTGGTGGCTCGGGCTCCAACCAGGCCATGATGTTCATCAAGCTCAAGGACTTTGATCTGCGAGAAGATACGTCGCTGGATGCGGCTTCTGTTGCCTTGCGCATCAATCAGCATTTTGCGGCCAATCGTCAGGCCGAGATTTTTGTTATGCAACCTCCCGCTATTATGGGGCTCGGCAACTCGGGTGGTTTCTCGATGTATCTGGTATCCCGCAACGGCGGCTCCCATGCAGACCTGTCCGATGCCGCCGATCAGCTTGTCTCTCTGGCCAAGGCGGATTCTCGCGTGCAGAATATCCGATCCTCTGAAAATGAAGACGAGAGTGCCCTGCGGATCTTGATTGATCAGCCCAAGGCCGAGAGCTTCGGGGTGTCACTGAGCAGCATCAACGCCATGCTGTCGGTGATTTTCTCGGGCACAGATGTCAATGATTTCGATCTCAACGGCAATTTGCGCCCTGTTATTGTTCAAGGGGCGGCTGAATACCGCATGCAGCCGGAAGATATCGGCAAATGGTATGTCAGTAACAGCTCAGGCGATATGGTGCCATTCAGTGCATTCGTTACGACCAAATGGGAGCCGGTGGCCCCCAGCCTTGCGCGGTATGATGGATCGTCAGCGATCAAGATCGACGGCTCTGCCGGGCCAAATACCAGCTCTGGTCAAGCCATGGAGGCGATGGAAGCACTCGCAGAGCAACTGCCAACGGGCTATGGCGTGGAATGGACCGGGTTAAGCTATCAGGAACGGCAATCTGGTGAACAAGCGCCAATGCTCTATGCCCTGTCGTTCTTGATTGTCTTTCTGGCACTTGCGGCTCTCTATGAGAGTTGGTCAATTCCGATTTCGGTGATGCTTGTCGTTCCCATCGGTATTTTTGGCGCCTTGCTGGCCGCGTGGCTGTTTGGCCAGTCCAACGATGTCTATTTCAAGGTCGGAATTCTGACCACGATCGGACTTGCCGCCCGAAACGCGATCTTGATCGTAGAATTTGCCGAAACGCTTTATAAACAGGGATATGTGCTGGTGGATGCGGCGGTTGAGGCTTCTTTGCAGCGGCTGCGTCCGATCATGATGACGGCGCTGACCTTCATTCTTGGTGTGCTACCCTTGGCTGTGGCCACAGGGGCGGGGGCAAATGCCCAGAATGCGATCGGTATCGGCGTTATCGGTGGTATGGTCGCGTCCACCTTTATTGGCGTGCTCATGGTACCGGTGCTCTATGTCATTGTTCGTCGTCTCTTTGGTGAGAGACATGGCGAGGAAACCACAGCCGAGGCTTAA
- a CDS encoding RNA polymerase sigma factor — translation MKNATMQSVSQSDMPETVTTKSQLLQARDLVALSDDELLGLIAMGQEEAFQALVERHVDRGYAVAYRILQDGPEAEDVLQDAFLQVWTRRGNWKAGRAKFSTWLFKVVTNRCIDLLRKNRTSAMDELPDLKDDSSNQSAVLEMQEAIDLLEGAVAQLPDQQRIAIVFSYNESMSNSEIAEIMETSVSAVESLLKRGRQKLRQILKAHSSDILSLFTQP, via the coding sequence ATGAAGAACGCAACCATGCAATCTGTTTCACAATCGGACATGCCTGAAACGGTTACGACAAAGTCGCAACTGCTGCAGGCACGTGACCTGGTTGCACTAAGCGATGACGAATTGCTTGGTTTGATCGCCATGGGACAGGAAGAAGCCTTTCAGGCGCTCGTCGAGCGTCATGTCGACCGTGGCTACGCGGTTGCCTACCGTATCCTGCAAGATGGCCCCGAGGCCGAAGATGTGTTGCAGGATGCATTCCTTCAGGTCTGGACCCGTAGGGGAAACTGGAAAGCGGGACGCGCTAAATTCTCGACTTGGCTTTTCAAAGTCGTGACCAACCGCTGTATTGACCTTCTGCGCAAAAACAGGACGTCCGCCATGGACGAACTGCCCGATCTTAAAGACGACAGCTCGAACCAGTCTGCCGTTCTCGAGATGCAGGAAGCAATCGATCTGCTTGAAGGGGCCGTTGCCCAGTTGCCGGATCAGCAGCGCATCGCCATCGTCTTTTCCTATAACGAGAGTATGAGCAACAGCGAAATCGCGGAAATTATGGAAACGAGCGTATCCGCAGTGGAATCCCTGCTCAAGCGCGGACGCCAAAAGCTACGCCAGATACTCAAGGCGCACAGCTCCGATATTCTCTCTCTATTTACGCAACCTTAA